Sequence from the Bacteroidales bacterium genome:
TCCATAATAATGAAACGTGGACTGCCGGAAAAGAAATTCTGCACATTAGTCTCAACATCTTTTTAATTACAATAATGAATATATTTTACAGTATTTTATTCTGTAAAGATTGTGTTCCTTTTCAAGCAAATATATTTGAAGTTTTGTTTTTTTCATTTTTTTCAGTACTGCTCATCGGAATGTTTCCTGTTGCATTTATGGTCTTGATTTATCAAAATTTTCTTTTAAAAAAACATATTAACAATGCTGAATATGTAAACCAAAACTTACCGACAAAAATACAAGAACAAAATACCATTACAATATATTCAAATAATAAAAAGAATATGCTGAGTTTAAATTCGGCTCAATTACTTGCCATAGAAGCTAACGGCAATTATATCAATGTTTATTATGAAGATAAAGATAAGTTGAACAGAGAAATTATTCGAAATACTTTAAAAAAGACAGAAGATGTAATTGAAAAATATTCAAATTTTGTTCGATGTCATAAATCTTATATTGTTAACTTATCTAAATTAAAAAAAGTTACCGGTAACGCTCAAGGTTATAAATTGATTTTTGATCAATTAGATTTTAAAATTCCTGTATCCAGAAACTTATCTAAACAGATTTTGACAAAAATTCAAAGCTGAACAGGCAAAACAGATATAACTGTCAAGTTTCTTTAAAAGCTGAATTCATTTAGTTTTGAAGCGAGTCTGTTTGGTTCCGGAATGAATTAATTCAGTTAAAAGTTGAACCGGTTCAGATCAGAAGCGAGTTGGTTTGCTTTAAAAGTGAGCTGGTTTAGTTCAGATGTGAATCTGTTTACTTAAAAGGTGAATAGGTTTAGTTAAAAACCGGCTTAGTTTAGTTTGGAAGTACCGGGGGGTACTTAAACAGTACATGATTATCAGCACTTTAGCTGTTTCGGCTTTTTTTATGCGTAAAACAAAATAATTTAACTACATAAGGATATAAGCTAAAATGAATTTATAAATAAATTGATGAAAGTTGACACTATCCTAAAAAATCCGTAGGATTGTACTATTTGTAACACCGTACGGCAGTGCGGTTACAGACAAATACAGAAAGCGAAAATCCCGTAGGGATGCACTCATAATCTGTTTAGCCATATTACTTTATCTTCGGAACTCTTTTCGCTTTGATTTTATACTCTCGGTACTGCCGTATCGAGTTACAAATATATCAATCCTACGGATTTCTCAATTAACTTTAAACTTTTAACTATTGAACTTTATCAGGCACAAATTTGGTACAGGCTTTGCCGTTTAAGGTGTTATGTATTATTGTTTCACCCATTTCCCACTCTCAATTTCATTACCTTTATGTGTGTAATTATAAATATATGTGCCGGTCGGTAAATCTCCGGTGTTTATTTCCGTTAATCTTTCTGTTATTTTTTGTTGAAACACAAGTTTGCCTGTAATGTCATACATTGTAAATTCACCGCCTAATCTTTGCACGGCTGTTCTTATGTTTAAATGTTCATTGCCGGGGTTTGGGTACAGGATTAGTTCGTGTGCTTTTATTTTTGGTCCGTTAATTGATACAGGTAAATTTCCTTCTGCATCTAATTTAACAATATATGTTTTGACTTTCGGTTCACCAAAAGGGGTAAATTGAATATCTCCGGTAATAATACAACCACCGTCATTTGTTGCATAAATATTTTTAACAAGCATAGACATAGTAGAACTGTCACCATAGAATTTTTCCCATTGAACATCCAAAGAACTGTTTAGTTTTACTACAACAGAATAATTTAATTCTGAAGGAGGATAATAGTGTAACCCCGGTGTTGTATAGGAAATATATACAGATGAAGTATCAACAAAAGAAAGTCCTTTAAATTCAGCAATGTGATTCCAAACATCTTCAAAACCGAAAATTTGTCTTTTTATTTCATTAAATGCAGTATCATAAAGTGTTATACCAACTATATCAGAAAAACCCGCTTGGTAATCACTACCGTCACCTGTAAAAATAAAGCTTGTATCAGTGATAAATTTTAAATTCGGATACCTTTCGTAATCAATATTTCCGGATAAAAATGTATTATATACTGTATCAATATTAAAGTTATTATCAAGTTTGAAAATGCAATCAGTACTTCCGCCTAATGCAGCAGTATTATGATTTGCAAATAAATAACCGGATGTGTCCGGAATTTGTATCAATTTTCCGTTTCGTAAGGCTTGATAATCTTCGAACTTATGATATCCGATAAAATCACCGGTTTCCGTAAATTGGTATATGAAAGTTGAATCAGGCGAAAAAATTGATGCAGAATCAATATTTAATAAAATTAAAATTTCATTATCAAAATTTTTAATACAATCCCATGTCCATGCTGCTCCTCT
This genomic interval carries:
- a CDS encoding LytTR family transcriptional regulator, whose translation is MKFLIFLKKPYPYEDSVKKKILISIAFGIFIGFFLFVFEPFGIYDAKHENKDLFVLGYGLVTFISLLITYFIIPFIFKEFHNNETWTAGKEILHISLNIFLITIMNIFYSILFCKDCVPFQANIFEVLFFSFFSVLLIGMFPVAFMVLIYQNFLLKKHINNAEYVNQNLPTKIQEQNTITIYSNNKKNMLSLNSAQLLAIEANGNYINVYYEDKDKLNREIIRNTLKKTEDVIEKYSNFVRCHKSYIVNLSKLKKVTGNAQGYKLIFDQLDFKIPVSRNLSKQILTKIQS
- a CDS encoding T9SS type A sorting domain-containing protein; the protein is MKIYFLLLTLLFTGTQIYSQHSFEYFHHDKKYPVHFVETNDNKLAFFMDDSLFVFSQEGEILETIKIHEENKTIGTILKDENGEYTSVGLYDYVEESHFNFWFKKYDSNLNTLWENTYYVDIEDRGAAWTWDCIKNFDNEILILLNIDSASIFSPDSTFIYQFTETGDFIGYHKFEDYQALRNGKLIQIPDTSGYLFANHNTAALGGSTDCIFKLDNNFNIDTVYNTFLSGNIDYERYPNLKFITDTSFIFTGDGSDYQAGFSDIVGITLYDTAFNEIKRQIFGFEDVWNHIAEFKGLSFVDTSSVYISYTTPGLHYYPPSELNYSVVVKLNSSLDVQWEKFYGDSSTMSMLVKNIYATNDGGCIITGDIQFTPFGEPKVKTYIVKLDAEGNLPVSINGPKIKAHELILYPNPGNEHLNIRTAVQRLGGEFTMYDITGKLVFQQKITERLTEINTGDLPTGTYIYNYTHKGNEIESGKWVKQ